From Solanum lycopersicum chromosome 8, SLM_r2.1, the proteins below share one genomic window:
- the LOC101253008 gene encoding trans-Golgi network-localized SYP41-interacting protein 1 isoform X3 — MDKNKNRTDLLAAGRKKLQQFRQKKDGKGGKSSKASRSASDATPDLVDVTAKSDHVPYGEKPLQRGDGTPPSSESLTKKHAETPLDESNNVDTVETTPASGELVKEDAGEPQAALNLDSVDQVIVDSSSISEHANAKMVNEDDKDDHLEARGTIASDMSTISPATDVPVKFSSYSGADVAVAHQLEVERLQVQEQVTDESHNSGSKKGYSSSEVKIEGDKKLPLNEPSETSISQTATLVGDEGKEEIKAEDIQLSEPNNVPSTVLATQNAEIAEGRGHQMEDAVSGSRTEEKLVSEVQISDSSDIVSENSAENKMVNISSRSDASYISLCQLAEVVRDLDEDDFKFLLTCRDSAPNAPSLKLFDVFEKLKEQLYLASLAKDVSCLQLSEESEIQMELSRQHHKLTDLISAAKASSSELEEKNDVLADQLSQSRSEFQLIVSERDDLQKQLLISKGEIGEFSDRINELQTKLEISLGENASLSSEMVDCRNLVATLQVRNESLIGSLNLLSEENKKLLEEKENLVLENKKLGTDLAQSKTLFGSLQLDHEDLSQNFTSLSEEKMKLHGEKEHLISENENLFAQLSDYKNVVEALQVENKNINESLISVAEAKNQLQEENKSLLSETEKLGSEFSESKSLIEALQTEVAEAKGHLTSVMEERNELEVQKKYLLSETEKQSFQLAEYNNSCNKVEYDLKDASLRIEHLTEENMHLKRIMELSETMKTESPKKSSFAYQSKEEAGHQLEGSRHSNFAPENLIDGDGSNWFGVMNRHMEEADRVLEKLDNAVEEVQSQLISMSRSSSKAVSPGVSKLIQAFESKDHDDEHQPEEFQSSENRTDADPYVLIQGLTKTLRALLKDLVLAAGNGYHFLEGEKSSKTATEIAAEELRAKCDSLNEYIDILGGENIEQMVFNESLGGCFSNAKEREGELVVLNEALHKQEVATKAENSRLRENLSSIQEKLPILQNQLGEMRESCKEMGSCISNQVEGLYEEVSDRGLILQEEWNSTIDQILQTLRRLDLSVESVGSSLPSRVDHDPGCINLSSRTAASIDAAINVIEALQGQVETARHESMLSTSRELNEKLDFLQVENEKSVSLLYKIYGNLMKLVTVIPGNLQENEVDDPKKSVDLSHPDAFDSLLEQLQRFLDEKTQVEAANGKLKSELMARTKDFEELSKRSLGSDSILRVVQVVEGVISLDNFEININEPVSCLESLTSLLVQKYKEAIEDVRLSREECASKEAQVIDLQGQMDHLSSLLVQCENEVVVLRESLKRVEEDVVSIGSQYQEKVAEFEQSEQRVSSLREKLGIAVTKGKGLIVQRDSLKQSLADTSSELQKCSEELQLKDARLQEVEMKLKTYSEAGERTEALESELSYIRNSATALRETFYLKDAVLQKIEEILEDLELPEHFHSKDIIDKVDWLAKSVAGSSLPLTDWDHKNSIRGSYSDAGYALGDGWKEAPQPNMGSPEDLKIRFEELQGKFYGLAEQNEMLEQSLMERNNLVQKWEEILDRIDMPSHLRSLEPEDRIGWLVLAVSEAENQYNSLQQKYDNSESLFASASAELEESNRKISELENAYQLVVSEKELLLKSLESLNFDFEEMSRKAAQSETSNDDLQSRVGDLQKKLNEMLGAEERIHHLEGEIRRLEDVIKDFLWTSETDDVLFSTGSTESLEQLIRKLIDKYTTLSLGKPSESNTTPLEHIDKDADLSHEEKRESNVSCDEDADGGALNRKLEDALNDLLSLKEEKESTALANQSLVRELEELGIRNKELQHLLNQEEQKSSSVREKLNVAVRKGKSLVQLRDSLKQSIEELNGEVERLKSEIRLQENAISNYEGRIKDLSVYPERIKTIESECSILRDQLEEKEYTLSMILNTLDEVNVGSNIDNPVEKLKRVGQLCHDLQSALASSEHETRKSKRAAELLLAELNEVQERNDGLQEELAKSLNELSGLSKQKESAEVAKHEALERLEKLSSIHSEERKNQLAEITMLKSGVDQLGKDLYVVDSLLADVLSKDLETMHRLGSSMKVCQESTDQNHFPLLVADSSGLTFAEAENKVFGKEIGSINQKLNRHSHLLHEEAARLSEILKTIHEEISHDKQHSNSLKTDLMRLESIQKEKDAELLMVQRYNAMLYEACTTLVMEIESRKSQLVGSSLASGAPKINSVYRSLAEGHDLAEMTDRFTEEGIRSVIERLFMAVKDIMSVQNDIAEFGQKDMKAAIASLQKELQDKDVHREKICAELVNQIKEAESISKSYLQELQIAKSEMDDLHRKVKLMEKERDSLTHRIKELQDQESNFADLQLRVKSLEDMLEAKEQENEALMQALEEEEAQMEDKTKKIEEMERLLLQKNKDMENLEVSRGKTMKKLSVTVSKFDELHQLSESLLSEVENLQSQLQERDTEISFLRQEVTRCTNDAIASAQMSSKRDGDEIHDILTWIDKMISRVQAHDMDYDDGKVNQIHDYKEMIEKQVVAVISELEDLRALAQKRDLMLKVEKDKVEQLVRKEEFLENSLRDKEFQLTMLRGASGMGQLANSSSEIIEIEPVANKRVVPGTVASQVRSLRKTNNDQVAVAIDVHPDSGKLDDEDDDKAHGFKSMTTSRIVPRFTRPITDMIDGLWVSCDRTLMRQPVLRLSMIIYWVVLHALLATFVV, encoded by the exons ATGGACAAGAACAAGAACCGAACCGATCTGCTTGCTGCCGGTCGTAAAAAG CTTCAACAATTCAGACAGAAGAAAGACGGTAAAGGTGGTAAATCAAGTAAAGCCAGTAGATCTGCTAGTGATGCTACACCAGATCTTGTTGATGTGACGGCAAAATCAGACCATGTTCCTTATGGAGAAAAACCACTTCAGAGAGGTGATGGTACTCCTCCTTCATCGGAGTCTCTCACCAAAAAACATGCTGAAACTCCTCTTGATGAGTCGAACAATGTTGACACAGTTGAAACAACACCAGCCAGTGGCGAGCTGGTAAAAGAGGATGCTGGGGAACCTCAAGCTGCATTGAATTTAGATTCTGTTGATCAGGTTATTGTTGATTCATCTTCAATTTCTGAACATGCTAATGCCAAAATGGTAAATGAGGATGATAAGGATGATCATTTGGAAGCTCGAGGAACTATTGCTTCTGATATGTCCACTATAAGTCCTGCAACGGATGTGCCTGTCAAATTCTCATCTTATTCCGGTGCTGATGTAGCAGTTGCTCACCAATTAGAAGTGGAAAGGCTGCAGGTGCAGGAGCAGGTAACAGAT GAATCACATAATTCAGGTTCAAAGAAAGGTTATTCAAGCAGTGAGGTAAAGATTGAAGGAGACAAGAAGCTTCCTTTGAACGAACCAAGTGAGACTTCTATTAGCCAGACCGCCACTCTTGTGGGAGATGAGGGCAAGGAAGAGATAAAAGCCGAAGACATTCAACTTAGCGAGCCAAACAATGTTCCGTCAACTGTTTTAGCAACTCAGAATGCTGAAATAGCTGAGGGCAGGG GTCATCAGATGGAAGATGCAGTTTCTGGTTCACGCACGGAAGAAAAACTAGTTTCTGAGGTTCAAATTTCTGACTCCAGCGATATTGTTTCTGAGAATTCTGCGGAGAATAAGATGGTGAACATCTCATCTAGGTCAGATGCGAGTTATATTAGCTTGTGTCAGCTGGCGGAGGTGGTCCGAGATCTTGATGAAGATGACTTTAAGTTCTTGCTCACGTGCAGAGACTCAGCTCCAAATGCACCTTCTCTTAAACTTTTTGACGTTTTTGAGAAGCTCAAAGAACAGTTGTACCTCGCAAGTCTTGCAAAAGATGTATCTTGTTTGCAGCTATCTGAAGAGTCAGAAATTCAGATGGAACTCAGCCGTCAACATCATAAGTTGACTGATCTAATATCTGCGGCCAAAGCTTCATCGTCTGAACTTGAAGAGAAGAATGATGTCCTCGCTGATCAGCTTTCACAATCAAGATCTGAATTTCAATTGATTGTATCTGAAAGGGATGACCTCCAAAAGCAGCTTCTCATTTCTAAAGGTGAGATTGGAGAATTTTCTGATAGAATAAATGAGTTGCAGACTAAATTGGAAATATCACTTGGTGAAAATGCAAGTTTGTCTTCAGAGATGGTCGACTGCCGGAATTTGGTGGCAACATTACAGGTTCGAAATGAGAGCTTAATAGGAAGCCTTAATTTGTTATCTGAAGAGAATAAAAAGCTTTTGGAGGAGAAGGAGAATCTTGTTCTTGAGAATAAGAAATTGGGAACAGATCTAGCACAGTCTAAAACTTTGTTCGGATCATTGCAGTTGGATCATGAAGATTTATCGCAGAACTTCACTTCTTTGAGTGAGGAGAAAATGAAACTTCATGGAGAGAAGGAACACCTAATCAGTGAGAACGAGAATCTGTTTGCTCAATTGTCGGACTACAAAAATGTTGTGGAAGCTCTTCAGGTTGAGAACAAGAACATAAATGAGAGTTTGATATCTGTAGCTGAAGCAAAGAACCAGCTTCAGGAGGAGAATAAGTCTTTGCTCAGTGAAACTGAGAAACTAGGATCAGAGTTTTCAGAGTCAAAGTCTCTAATTGAAGCTCTGCAGACGGAAGTGGCTGAAGCAAAGGGGCACTTGACCTCGGTGATGGAAGAGAGAAATGAGCTTGAGGTGCAGAAGAAGTATCTTCTCAGTGAAACTGAGAAACAGTCATTTCAGTTGGCAGAATACAATAACTCGTGCAATAAGGTGGAATATGACCTGAAAGACGCAAGTCTGCGTATCGAACATCTGACTGAGGAGAACATGCATCTGAAGAGAATAATGGAGTTGTCTGAGACGATGAAAACAGAGTCACCTAAAAAAAGTAGCTTTGCATATCAATCTAAGGAAGAAGCTGGGCATCAACTTGAAGGTTCTCGCCACTCTAACTTTGCACCAGAAAATCTAATTGATGGTGATGGTTCAAATTGGTTTGGAGTTATGAATAGACACATGGAGGAGGCAGATAGAGTACTTGAAAAGCTTGATAATGCAGTTGAAGAGGTGCAGTCTCAGTTAATTTCTATGAGTAGGTCGTCTAGTAAAGCTGTTTCACCTGGTGTGTCAAAACTTATTCAAGCTTTTGAGTCAAAAGACCATGATGACGAGCACCAACCGGAGGAGTTCCAGTCATCTGAAAATCGAACAGATGCAGATCCCTATGTGCTGATTCAAGGGCTAACAAAAACATTAAGGGCGTTGCTGAAAGATTTGGTGCTGGCAGCGGGCAATGGCTACCATTTTCTCGAAGGAGAGAAAAGTAGTAAAACAGCCACTGAGATTGCTGCTGAAGAACTGAGGGCCAAATGTGACTCTCTGAATGAATACATTGATATTTTGGGAGGAGAAAACATTGAGCAAATGGTTTTCAATGAAAGTTTAGGGGGATGTTTCTCGAATGCTAAAGAAAGGGAGGGAGAGCTTGTGGTCCTTAATGAAGCTTTACACAAGCAAGAAGTCGCTACAAAAGCTGAGAACAGTCGGTTAAGGGAGAATCTTAGTAGCATTCAGGAAAAACTTCCTATTTTGCAGAACCAGCTGGGTGAAATGCGTGAAAGCTGCAAAGAAATGGGCTCTTGCATCTCTAATCAGGTAGAAGGTCTTTACGAGGAAGTTTCTGACAGAGGATTAATACTCCAAGAAGAATGGAACTCTACAATTGATCAGATTCTTCAGACACTGCGGAGGCTAGATTTATCTGTTGAGTCTGTTGGCTCCTCTTTGCCTTCAAGAGTAGACCATGATCCAGGGTGCATAAACTTAAGTAGTCGTACTGCTGCATCTATTGATGCTGCTATCAATGTGATTGAGGCATTGCAGGGTCAAGTTGAAACTGCTCGCCATGAGTCAATGTTGAGTACCTCTCGTGAATTAAACGAGAAGCTAGACTTCTTGcaagttgaaaatgaaaaatctgTCAGTCTTTTATATAAGATTTATGGTAACCTCATGAAACTTGTGACTGTAATACCAGGGAATCTACAAGAAAATGAAGTAGACGATCCCAAGAAATCTGTAGATCTTTCTCATCCTGATGCTTTTGATTCCTTACTGGAGCAGTTGCAAAGGTTTCTTGATGAAAAAACACAAGTTGAGGCTGCAAATGGAAAGCTGAAATCTGAGTTGATGGCCAGGACAAAAGATTTTGAAGAACTGAGCAAAAGATCCCTTGGATCAGATTCTATTTTAAGAGTGGTTCAAGTGGTTGAGGGAGTCATTTCTCTAGATAACTTTGAAATCAACATTAATGAGCCAGTATCATGTCTAGAGTCCCTGACCTCTCTCCTTGTTCAGAAATATAAAGAGGCTATTGAAGATGTGAGGTTGTCCAGGGAGGAATGTGCTTCCAAGGAAGCACAAGTGATTGATTTGCAAGGACAAATGGATCACTTGAGCTCATTACTTGTTCAATGTGAAAATGAAGTCGTAGTCCTTAGGGAAAGTTTGAAGAGAGTCGAGGAGGATGTTGTATCTATTGGTTCTCAATATCAAGAGAAAGTTGCTGAATTTGAACAGTCTGAGCAACGGGTTTCATCTCTTAGAGAGAAGCTTGGCATAGCAGTCACCAAAGGCAAAGGTCTGATTGTGCAGCGTGACAGTCTTAAACAGTCTCTTGCAGACACATCCTCAGAACTGCAGAAATGCTCTGAAGAGTTACAGTTGAAAGATGCAAGGCTTCAGGAAGTAGAAATGAAACTCAAGACCTATTCAGAGGCAGGTGAGCGCACGGAAGCTTTGGAATCTGAGCTCTCGTACATTCGCAATTCTGCTACTGCACTAAGGGAGACATTCTATCTCAAAGACGCTGTTCTTCAGAAAATAGAGGAGATTCTAGAAGATTTGGAGCTTCCGGAGCATTTCCATTCAAAGGATATCATCGATAAAGTTGATTGGTTGGCGAAGTCAGTTGCTGGGAGCTCTTTACCTCTGACTGATTGGGATCACAAGAACTCTATTAGGGGATCATACTCTGATGCAGGATATGCTCTTGGTGACGGATGGAAAGAGGCGCCACAGCCAAACATGGGTTCTCCCGAAGACCTTAAAATAAGATTTGAGGAGCTCCAGGGCAAGTTTTATGGGTTGGCAGAACAAAATGAGATGCTTGAACAATCCTTGATGGAAAGAAACAACCTTGTTCAGAAGTGGGAAGAGATTTTAGACAGGATAGACATGCCTTCACACTTAAGATCTCTGGAGCCAGAAGATCGGATTGGTTGGTTAGTGCTTGCTGTTTCAGAAGCTGAAAACCAGTACAACTCTCTCCAACAAAAGTATGATAATTCTGAATCATTATTTGCATCAGCAAGTGCTGAACTTGAAGAGtcaaatagaaaaatatctGAGCTTGAAAATGCATATCAATTGGTTGTCAGTGAGAAAGAGTTACTTTTGAAGAGCttggagtctctgaactttgatTTTGAGGAAATGTCAAGGAAGGCTGCACAATCCGAAACGAGTAATGATGACTTGCAGAGCAGAGTAGGTGACTTGCAGAAGAAACTGAATGAAATGCTTGGAGCAGAGGAGCGTATTCATCATCTTGAAGGTGAAATAAGAAGATTGGAAGATGTGATCAAAGATTTCCTTTGGACTTCTGAAACAGATGATGTGTTATTTAGCACTGGTAGCACTGAATCTTTGGAGCAGCTAATTAGGAAGCTTATAGATAAGTATACCACACTTTCTTTGGGGAAACCTTCTGAGTCTAATACAACTCCTCTTGAGCATATTGATAAAGACGCTGATCTCTCTcatgaagaaaagagagaaagtaATGTCAGTTGTGATGAAGATGCAGATGGAGGTGCTCTCAACAGAAAATTGGAGGATGCTCTAAACGACTTGTTGTCATTGAAGGAGGAAAAGGAGAGTACTGCGTTGGCAAATCAATCATTGGTTCGTGAACTGGAAGAATTGGGTATCAGAAATAAAGAACTGCAACATCTACTCAATCAAGAGGAACAGAAGTCATCTTCTGTAAGAGAAAAATTGAATGTTGCAGTTAGAAAAGGTAAGTCGTTGGTGCAACTTCGGGACAGCCTGAAGCAATCAATTGAAGAACTGAATGGTGAAGTTGAGCGGTTAAAGTCCGAAATCAGATTGCAGGAAAATGCTATTTCAAACTATGAAGGAAGGATAAAAGATTTATCTGTATACCCTGAGAGGATAAAGACAATAGAATCTGAGTGTTCAATCCTGAGAGATCAGTTGGAAGAAAAAGAGTACACCTTGAGCATGATTTTGAATACCCTGGATGAAGTTAATGTTGGCTCCAACATCGATAATCCAGTTGAGAAGCTAAAAAGAGTTGGGCAATTATGCCATGATTTGCAATCAGCTCTTGCATCTTCTGAACATGAAACAAGGAAATCTAAAAGAGCAGCTGAGTTACTTCTTGCCGAGTTAAATGAGGTGCAAGAAAGAAATGATGGCCTCCAAGAGGAGCTAGCAAAGTCTCTGAATGAACTCTCTGGACTGTCCAAGCAAAAAGAATCTGCTGAAGTTGCTAAACATGAAGCTCTTGAGCGTTTAGAAAAGTTATCTTCCATTCACTCTGAAGAAAGAAAGAACCAATTAGCTGAAATTACAATGCTAAAATCTGGTGTGGATCAGCTTGGGAAGGATCTCTATGTTGTTGATAGTTTGCTCGCTGATGTTTTATCCAAGGATTTGGAGACTATGCACCGTCTTGGTTCTAGTATGAAAGTTTGCCAAGAATCAACTGATCAAAATCACTTTCCTCTACTTGTGGCTGATTCAAGTGGCCTTACGTTTGCAGAAGCAGAAAACAAG GTTTTTGGGAAAGAAATTGGTTCTATCAACCAAAAGCTAAACAGGCACTCACATTTATTGCATGAAGAAGCTGCTCGTTTATCTGAAATATTAAAAACCATACATGAAGAAATATCCCACGACAAGCAGCACTCAAATTCATTGAAGACAGACCTGATGCGATTAGAATCTATTCAAAAGGAGAAAGATGCGGAATTGCTTATGGTGCAAAGATACAATGCTATGCTTTATGAAGCTTGTACCACTTTGGTTATGGAAATTGAAAGCAGAAAATCCCAATTGGTTGGAAGCAGCTTAGCTTCTGGGGCTCCCAAAATCAATTCTGTGTATCGAAGTTTAGCTGAAGGACATGATTTGGCTGAGATGACTGACCGGTTTACTGAGGAAGGTATTAGGTCAGTAATAGAGAGATTATTCATGGCTGTGAAAGATATTATGAGTGTGCAAAATGATATTGCTGAATTTGGTCAAAAGGATATGAAAGCTGCTATAGCAAGTCTGCAGAAAGAACTTCAGGACAAAGATGTTCATAGAGAGAAAATATGTGCAGAACTTGTTAATCAGATTAAGGAAGCTGAATCTATTTCAAAGAGTTATTTACAAGAGCTTCAGATAGCAAAATCTGAGATGGATGATTTACACAGGAAGGTGAAACTGATGGAGAAGGAACGAGATTCTCTGACACACAGGATAAAAGAACTGCAAGATCAGGAATCTAACTTTGCTGACTTACAGTTAAGAGTTAAATCACTTGAAGACATGCTAGAGGCAAAGGAACAAG AAAACGAGGCACTGATGCAAGCACTTGAGGAGGAGGAAGCTCAAATGGAagacaaaacaaaaaagattgAGGAAATGGAGAGACTCCTgcttcaaaaaaataaagatatggAGAACCTTGAAGTTTCCCGTGGAAAGACCATGAAGAAGCTTTCTGTTACAGTAAGCAAATTTGATGAACTTCATCAACTATCTGAAAGCCTTCTGTCCGAGGTTGAGAATCTTCAGTCACAATTACAAGAGCGAGATACAGAGATTTCTTTCTTGAGGCAAGAAGTTACAAGATGCACTAATGATGCAATAGCTTCTGCTCAGATGAGTAGCAAAAGAgatggtgatgaaatccatgacATTTTGACATGGATAGACAAGATGATTTCTCGAGTCCAGGCTCATGATATGGATTATGATGATGGAAAAGTCAACCAGATTCATGATTATAAAGAAATGATAGAGAAACAGGTGGTGGCTGTAATATCTGAGTTGGAGGACCTGCGTGCACTGGCACAGAAAAGAGATTTGATGTTGAAAGTAGAGAAAGATAAAGTAGAACAACTGGTGAGAAAAGAAGAATTTCTTGAGAACTCTTTGCGTGACAAGGAATTTCAATTAACCATGCTTCGAGGTGCTAGTGGCATGGGGCAACTAGCGAATTCTTCATCAGAGATTATAGAGATAGAGCCAGTG GCCAACAAAAGGGTAGTGCCTGGAACTGTTGCATCTCAAGTTCGCAGTTTGCGAAAAACTAATAATGACCAAGTAGCTGTTGCTATAGATGTGCATCCTGATAGTGGGAAACtagatgatgaagatgatgataagG CTCATGGTTTCAAGTCAATGACGACATCAAGAATTGTCCCACGGTTTACAAGACCCATAACCGACATGATAGATGGTCTATG GGTATCCTGTGATCGCACACTAATGCGGCAGCCTGTTCTACGGCTTAGTATGATCATCTATTGGGTTGTGTTGCATGCTCTTCTTGCGACATTTGTAGTATGA